One genomic region from Capra hircus breed San Clemente chromosome 6, ASM170441v1, whole genome shotgun sequence encodes:
- the HS3ST1 gene encoding heparan sulfate glucosamine 3-O-sulfotransferase 1 yields MAPLLLGAVMLVAQLQLVPSRPAVVPGNEPGQPELVRKAATLQEEIPDGAAPNGSAQQLPQTIIIGVRKGGTRALLEMLSLHPDVAAAENEVHFFDWEEHYSQGLGWYLSQMPFSAPHQLTVEKTPAYFTSPKVPERVHSMNPAIRLLLILRDPSERVLSDYTQVFYNHVQKRKPYPSIEEFLVRDGRLNVDYKALNRSLYHLHMENWLRFFPLRRIHIVDGDRLIRDPFPEIQKVERFLRLSPQINASNFYFNKTKGFYCLRDGGRDRCLHESKGRAHPQVDPRLLNKLHEYFHEPNKKFFELVGRTFDWH; encoded by the coding sequence ATGGCCCCGCTGCTCCTGGGCGCGGTGATGCTGGTGGCCCAGCTCCAGCTAGTGCCTTCCCGCCCAGCGGTGGTGCCAGGGAACGAGCCGGGCCAGCCGGAGCTGGTGCGGAAAGCGGCGACCCTCCAGGAGGAGATCCCCGACGGCGCAGCCCCCAATGGCTCTGCCCAGCAGCTGCCGCAGACCATCATCATCGGCGTGCGCAAGGGCGGTACCCGCGCGCTGTTGGAGATGCTCAGCCTGCATCCAGACGTGGCGGCTGCCGAGAACGAGGTGCATTTCTTCGACTGGGAGGAGCACTACAGCCAAGGCCTGGGCTGGTACCTCAGCCAGATGCCCTTCTCCGCCCCACACCAGCTCACGGTGGAAAAGACCCCCGCGTACTTCACGTCGCCCAAAGTGCCTGAGCGCGTGCACAGCATGAACCCGGCCATCCGGCTGCTGCTTATCCTGCGGGACCCGTCGGAGCGCGTGCTATCCGACTACACCCAAGTGTTCTACAACCACGTGCAGAAGCGCAAGCCCTACCCATCCATCGAGGAGTTCCTGGTGCGCGACGGCCGCCTCAACGTGGACTACAAGGCTCTCAACCGCAGCCTGTACCACCTGCACATGGAAAACTGGCTGCGTTTCTTCCCGCTGCGCCGCATCCACATCGTGGACGGCGACCGCCTCATCAGGGACCCCTTCCCCGAGATCCAGAAGGTGGAGCGGTTCCTGAGGCTGTCGCCGCAGATCAACGCCTCCAATTTCTACTTTAACAAAACCAAGGGGTTCTACTGCCTGAGGGACGGCGGCCGGGACCGCTGCTTACACGAGTCCAAAGGCCGGGCGCACCCCCAAGTGGACCCCAGACTCCTCAATAAACTGCACGAATATTTTCATGAGCCAAATAAGAAATTCTTTGAGCTTGTCGGCAGAACATTTGACtggcactga